A window of Polyodon spathula isolate WHYD16114869_AA chromosome 30, ASM1765450v1, whole genome shotgun sequence contains these coding sequences:
- the LOC121302687 gene encoding integumentary mucin C.1-like, giving the protein MMFTKLVLVLLLAAYVPAQAQECDVNPSDRVECGYPGISADTCRSRGCCFNSAISGVKWCFKPKVQICDMNPPDRVECGYPGISADTCRSRGCCFNSAIAGVKWCFQPKAQVCDVNPAERVECGYPGISADTCRSRGCCFDSAVRGVKWCFQPKGTAFLRVATE; this is encoded by the exons ATGATGTTTACGAAGCTAGTTCTGGTGCTTCTGTTAGCTGCGTATGTTCCAGCACAGG CCCAGGAGTGTGATGTGAACCCATCAGACAGAGTTGAGTGTGGATACCCTGGGATTAGTGCAGATACCTGTAGATCAAGAGGCTGCTGCTTCAATTCGGCCATTAGTGGTGTAAAATGGTGCTTCAAACCAAAAG tTCAGATTTGTGATATGAACCCACCAGACAGAGTTGAGTGTGGATACCCTGGGATTAGTGCAGATACCTGTAGATCAAGAGGCTGCTGCTTCAATTCGGCCATTGCTGGTGTAAAATGGTGCTTCCAACCAAAAG CCCAGGTGTGTGATGTGAACCCAGCAGAGAGAGTTGAGTGTGGATACCCTGGGATTAGTGCAGATACCTGTAGATCAAGAGGCTGCTGCTTTGATTCGGCCGTTCGTGGTGTAAAATGGTGCTTCCAGCCAAAAGGTACAGCATTCTTAAGGGTTGCTACTGAATAG